GTTTATGGTTTCTATTATGAAATGATCTTCGTTTATGTGCATACCGTTTTTCGCCTCGACACATTCAAAGGCGACACCGGGGCCGATGATTTCACTGAGTCCGTATATATCAACGGCATCTATGCCCCATTTGGCTTCGATCTCATTCCTCATCTCGTTTGTCCATGGTTCTGCGCCGAAAACACCGACCTTGATAGGCATGCTTTTCACATCATACCCCTCTTCCTCCGCAATCTCGAAGAGGCTCAGTGCGTAGCTGGGCGTGCATGAAATGGCAGTGGAGCCGAAATCCTTCATTATCATAAGCTGGCGCTTTGAGTTTCCGCCGGAAATCGGGATCACTGACGCGCCTATTTTCTCCGCGCCGTAATGAGCGCCGAGACCGCCTGTGAACAGGCCGTAGCCGTAGGCATTCTGGAGTATGTCCCCCTTGCCTATCCCTGCGCCGCTGAGGGTTCTGGCCATCAGTTCAGACCATGTGTCAATGTCCCTGCGGGTGTAGCCCACAACTGTAGGCTTGCCTGTGGTTCCGCTGGATGCGTGGATTCGCACTACCTGCTCCTGAGGAACGGCAAACATTCCGAAAGGGTAGTTGTCACGCAGATCCTGCTTATATGTAAAAGGAAACCTGTTAAGATCACTGAGGGTTTTGAGGTCTTCCGGCTTTATTCCGCATTCGTCAAATTTGGCTTTATAAAAAGGGACTCTGGCGTAAACAGTCTCCAGCAGCGATTTGAGCCTGCGGAACTGTAATGCCTCAAGTGCCTCTCTGGGCAGTGTTTCGTACTCTTCGTTCCAGATCATCTGCACAACTCCGGTAAAAATGAAAACTAAAATCTGTGCCTGATTTTGTATCAGGTTTACATGGTTTAGTCAAACCAAATTTAACAAAGTTTAGCCTTTCGTAACAGGCACAAAGGCGTGTGTATATGCATAAAAACGAAAAACAGAGAGGGTTTACAGATTTCCAATGTCCGTAATGAAGACAGGCGGACAAACCCTGGTGTTCAGTTGTCCGCCTCTGATGATTTACTTATAATAAAACTGTTTATTTTCCGCAAAAATAGAGATTAATCTTCCGGGCTTTGTATTCCTCGGTGCAGGCATAGCCGTAGTTTTTTTCCGCTTCCCCTATGTCTTCCGGGTGAGCAATGATAAAAACCTTCCTGCGGTTACGGAAAAACTCCTCAGCGTCATTTTCGTTATCAATATAGTACTTTCTGTACTCACTGTCCTTTTCAAACTGGATTTCCCGCTCTCTGGAAAGTACCATGGGCACAATTTCCTGACGGTAAAAGCTCACCGAGGGGATAAAAGTCTTGTAGCATACAGCCTCAATCCTTTCACCGTACTTGTCTGTCATCGAGGCTTCCGAGAGGAGCCTGAACCCTTTGGCATTCTCCTCAACTACCGGAACTATGGCATAAACCGGAATACTTATTACCAGAACTGTCCATGCAGAAGCTATGACAAAACCTCTCCCGAATCTGTACCCGCCGAGAATCGTTATATAAACAGCCGCAGCCACAAGGGTGGAAAGCATAAGCGGCAGCCTGTAAGGCTGAAGATAGTCTAGAACATAGCCGGAAACGGCAGGGGTAAGAATAAGCGCCGACATATACAGATGACCGAAAAAAAGCGGAAGGTGCGATCTGAACCTCATCACCGCGGAAGCCGCAAGAATACCCAGAAGCGGGGTAAACGGAGCAAGATACGAAGCAAGCTTGCTTTCTGAAACCTGAAAAACTATGAAAGGCAGAAAAAAGAAGAGCCAGAGCGAATATCTGCCCGTAAACCTTTCGCTCAGCATGCCGTAAAAAGAATATATGAACATAGGACAGAGTCCGAAAAGCACAGCAAAGTAAAAATACCACGGCTCCGCACGGTTAAAAACCTCTGTGGTCATACGCTCAACAAGCTGATAGCCTACGAAATAGGACACTATTCCCTCATAATGAGCGGCTATGTACAGATACCACGGCAAACCGGCAATGAGAAACACAGCCAGAGAAGAGAAAAAGAAAACCGGATTAAAAAGATTGCGGTAGTTTTTATTGTAAAGCGCAGCAGCGCAAGCCGGAATAACAGTAAAAAGAAGGACAACGGGCCCCTTAAGCATAAAACCCGCACCAAGCAGCAGCCCGAACAGAATGCCCTCGAATATGCCGTTTGACCCTTTAGCAGCGGAAAAAATGACATATAAAGCGATTATCACCACCGTTGTCAGGTAAATATCAATGGCCACAATCCTCGAAACAGACAAAAACAGCAGGCTGGAGCCGGCTGCCAGTACAGCACAGTCGGAGGTGTTGTCATCCCTTGTGAGGAGGTAAGCGGTCTTTCTGGTAAAAACAAGTGCGACAGCCGAAAAAATAATCCCGAAAAATCTTGCGCCGAGGGCGTTTACACCGAAAATTTTCATACCCGCAGCTATAAGCCAGTACACAAGAGGAGGCTTGTGAAAATGGGTTATGCCGTTAAATTCCGGAATCATAAAATTACCGCTCACCAGCATTTCCCTTGCTATTTCAGCGTAACGGCCCTCTGTGGATTCAAACAGGGTCATGTGGTATGAGGTTATAAAAGCAAGGATTACAAAGACGGCTACAAAAAAAAGATACCTGCGTTCTCTACGTTCGTTAAGCAATGGCGGATGACCTCTCTTTATGAATAAAGTAAAGATTTCTCAAATAAATCAGAATACCGGCTATCTGACCGACGGTAAAAACTATATCATGCACAAGAACCGAATAAGCTAAAAGCAGGACACTCCCCGACAGGCTGAAATACCAGAATGCCACAGGGATAACGCTCTTTCTGAGTTTTTCGGTGTAAAGCCACTGAACAAAAAACCTCATGAAGAAAAAACACTGCCCACTTAAGCCCAGCGCATACAGCATAAAAACATGGGCTGCCTCACGTTCTGGCCTGAAAGCCGGAGCATACCAAGCCAGTATGCATGCTGCTGACAAGTATATTATAACAAAAAAAGCTGCGGAACAGGCAAAAACAGATTTTTTTACACCTTTTTCAACAGCTATAAAATACAGGTTCCTGAGATAGATTATAAAACCAGCAGACTGTCCGGCAATAAAAACCGGATCCTTCACCACAACGGCATACGCCAGAAGGATAAAGCTCCCCGCCAGACTCAGATACCAGAACGAGACAGGGACAACGCTCTTTTTCTCTTTTTCGGAGTTAAGCCACTGAACAATGAATCTGGAAAAGAATACAGCCTGTCCGGCAATACCTGCAAAAATAACAGCGCTTTCAAAGCTCATGGGAGGGAATACCGCTCTGTGAAATCATCATGCAACTCCTAACATAAATAGCCGAATCATTCAATATTTTATTAATTCATCTAAAAGGCTTTACAAACCTGTCGGCAATTATGCATACTTAACATGAAGATTCTATGAATGGGCGTCAAATTCCGGACAGGGCATGCTTAATTTAAAAAGGAACATTTTCACGAACATACTGATTTCCGCCGCAGTTCCTGCACTCATCTTCATTGCTTTTGCAGTGGGGGAAAACATGAGAGCAAAGGAAAAGCTCGCAGCCGGGGAATATTCCGGCGCCCTGAAAATATCCGCATCATACCTTGAAAACTATCTAAGCAGCCGCATAAACGATGTAACCCTGCTGGCTGAAACCCCTACCCTGAAAAGCATGGACTGGGAGTCCATACGCCCTTTTCTTATCAGTGAAACAGAGCGCCGCAGAGGGCGGTATGACAGCTTTATATTATCCCCTGCCGGAAACAGAGACGGAGCATTTTACTCCACCAAATACGGCAACCCTTTTCAGGGCGGTTTTGTGAGCATTGACGACTCATCCCCGGAATCAGAGCTTCTCAGCCTCAGAGATAAACAGTTCTGGAAAAGCACTGTGGGTGAAAACTCTTCCGGCAGAAGTGTTTATACTTCTGTCCCCGAAACATTCTATTTTTCGGATGAGCAATACCTGATCACCGCCGCTGCAATACCGGATAAAAACGGCAGCACAGCAGGGATGCTCGCCGGAAGCATAAATATGACCTCATTTACTGATGAGATAGAAGACAGCATACTGCACCCTGTTCTGTCCAAAGGAGCAGTCAGTGTAACAATAACCGATCTGGCGGGTAAAACAGTCTACAGCAACAGCAAAACTGAACCGGAAAATGAAATACTCCCCCTAATAGGCAGAATGTTCAAGGAGAAATCCGGCGTTATAAGCTCCGGCGGGAGCGGTGAAAAGCGCCTCCACTTTTTCGAACGGGTTGACAGTGCTGGGCTGGTCATAACAGCTTCTGTCCCTGCCGCATCCGTATTTTCCATGCAGAGAACACTGCTCACCTCTGTTCTGCCTTCTGCCGCTGCAATAATTCTCAGCAGTCTTCTCATTGCCTTTGTCATGTATAAACGCCTTGAGAGGAAGCTTTCAGCCCTTGCAAAAACAATCAATCCGGAAACACTCACACTTGATGACAAATTCAGCGAAATGGAAAATGAGCCTGAGTTTGCGGAGCTTGCCGGAACCATCAGAAAAATCGCCGAAACCGGGAAGGACTGCCTTTACTCATCCGGAATAATAGCCTCCGGCATTAACGGCATGGAATACTGGCTGGCCTCTGACGGCGGCATCATATTCATATCCTCCGGGTGCTATGAACTCACGGGCTATACAGAGGAGGAACTGCGCAAGACACCCTCTCTGGTGGACAAAATGATATATGAGACAGACACAGAAAAGTGGCTGACTCAGAAATACGGCGCGGTTTCCGTTCAGGAGCCCTTACGCATGAGGCTCAGAAGGAAAAACGGTAAAGTAATCTGGGTGGAAAGCACCGTAAAACAGGTAAAAAACAGACAAGGTCAGGCGGAAGGAGTCCGCGGCTCCCTGATAAATATAGACCGTTTTGTCATAGCGGAGAATATGTTTAATGAGAACGAACAGCTTTTCAGAAAGGTTTTTATAAAAAACACCGCCGTCATGATGCTTATAGACCCGGTAAGCGGGATAATACATGATATAAATAACGCTGCCGAAAAGTTTTATCAGACAGATAAGGACAGGCTGATCAACAAAAGCATAATGGACTTCATACACGGCAAGGATAAAGGATTCAGCTTTTCCCTCGAACGCTTCATGCATCGGGGCTCCGTAACTCAGGAACTGCCGGACGGAAGCCTGAGGGAAACGGAAATACACTCCACACTTCTTAAATTCAAGGATCATGTTCAGCTTTTCCTAATCATATACGACATAACCAACAAGGTGGAGCTCCAGAAAAAAATATCCGAAAGCGAACAGCTTTTCCGTACCCTTTCCGAAAAGGTTCCCGTCGGTATTGTGGTATTCAGCGACAAAATACACTACGCCAACCCCATGGCATGCGAAATTTCCGGTTTTTCGCACAGGGAGCTCGAATCTGTGAGTCTGTGGGAGCTTGTTTCTCCGGAGCAGCAGAATATAGTTAAAAACTCATGCTTCAGCGTAACAGGCTCAAAAGGTTTCACCAAGAAGCTTCAGGACATCAGGCTCAGCCGGAGGGACGGGGTTCATAAGAATATTTTCATGACAATAAGCGGCATTAACTATGAAGGCAAACAGGCCGCCCTTGCGACCTTCACTGATATATCGGAAATAAAGGAAGTTCAGCACCAGCTTGAGCGTAAAATAGCCGCCGAGGTTGAAAAACACCGTCAGCAGGAGATGGTGTTCATGTCTCAGTCACGTCTTGCCGCAATGGGGGAAATGCTCGGATCCATTGCTCACCAGTGGCGGCAGCCGCTCAACACCATAGGCCTTTATGTGCAGGATATGGAAGATGCATTTGAGCACGGGCAGATCAACCCGGAATATATCAGGGAAACCGTGCAGAAAACCATGCTCCAGATAAGCATGCTGTCAAAGACCATTGATGATTTCAGCGGCTTCTACAAACCGATGGACGGCAGGACTGTTTTCAGCGCTGTCACAGCAGCAGCCGATGCGGCAAGGCTGATCACCGGAAGGCTTATAAGCGACAAAATAGCCCTGAGCCTCATTACAAAAGGCACAGAACAGAAAACATACACCGACATAACCGCAGGAGTGCTCCTTGAGGATAATTCGTTTCTTGTGCAGGGCTATCTCTCCGATTTCAAGCAGGTTATCCTTACTGTTCTGAAAAACGCAGTTGACTCAATCAATGAGAAAAAGGCCGCCAAAGACCCCGGCTTCGCCGCTGAAATCATAATCGAAGCGGACAGAACCGACTCTGAGGTGATCATAAGAATAAGAGACAACGGCACAGGCATAGCACCTGAAAACATTGCAAAGGCTTTTGACCCCTATTTCACCACAAAAGAACAGGGCAAGGGAACCGGGCTCGGCCTTTACATGTCCAAAACAGTAATCGAAAGCAATATGAACGGACAGATCACACTTGAAAACACCGAAGACGGTGCAGTCCTCACAATCATCCTTCCCAAAGCCGCCTGAAAAACCTTCTTACGTTCTTTTTTTAACCATAACTGCTGAATTTTTGACCACCTGAGCCTCCGGAGCCCGCGAAAAACGCTGGCGGAACTTGGCACGTCTCTTGCATGGTGTTAGGGCGAACAGGAGGAGTTATGAAAATTTTAGCAGGTGTATTAACACTTCTTTTATCTGTAACGGCATTTGCGGGCGAAGGCGAAATCAATTCGGGCGATACTGCGTGGGTTCTCACGTCTGCGGCACTTGTTTTGTTTATGCTGCCCGGTCTTGCAATGTTTTACGGCGGTATGGTGCGTACAAAAAACGCCCTTAACACCATGATGTTTTCCTTTATAGCAATGGCGGTTATCGGCATTCAGTGGGTTCTCATAGGCTTTTCCATAGCCTTCGGCGACAGCGGTTCTTCCGTTTGGGGAAGCTTCCAGTATGCACTCATGGGCGGATCATTTGCGAGCGAGCTCAGCGGAACAATTCCGCTTTCAGTATTCGCCATGTTTCAGGGTATGTTCGCCATCATCACCTGCGCTCTGATAAGCGGAGCAGTTGTGGAAAGGATGAAGTTTTCCGCATTCATAGTCTTCATAGCTGTTTGGGCGACAATAGTTTATGCTCCCATTGCCCACTGGGTCTGGGGTGCGGGCGGCTGGCTCCTTGAAAGAGGCGCGCTTGACTTCGCGGGCGGAACCGTTGTTCACTTCTCATCCGGTACTGCGGCACTCGCACTGGCAATAGTTCTCGGCAACAGAAAGGACTTCATGAAGAGCGCAACAATTCCCCACAACGTCGGCTACACACTGATCGGCGCGGGAATACTCTGGTTCGGCTGGTTCGGTTTCAACGCAGGAAGTGCACTCAGCGCAGGTGAAGGCGCAGGCGTTGCTTTCGTGAACACTCTTGCTGCTCCCGGTGCGGCCGGTCTCGGCTGGCTCCTTATGGAAGCCCTTAAATCAAAACCCAGCGGTATAGGTCTCGCATCAGGCATAGTTGCTGGTCTCGTTGCCATAACTCCCGCAGCGGGCTTTGTTGAACCCTGGGCAGCCATAATAATCGGCTTCGTGGCAGGCATACTCTGCTTCTACGGATGCAGACTTAAATTCATCTTCAAACTTGACGAGTCTCTGGATGTTTTCGGCATACACGGCATAGGCGGCTTCTGGGGCGCAATAGCCACAGGTATCTTCGCCACTGTCGGTGCGGAAGGCCTCATAAAAGGGAATGCTTACCAGGTATGGCTCCAGTTTGAAGGCGTAATGGCAGCGGGCATATACTCTTTTGTACTCAGCCTTGTGATAGCACTGATAATAAAATATACAATGGGAATCAGAGCATCTGCCGAAGCTGAGACCGAAGGTCTTGACATCAGTCTCCACGGCGAACATGTAATAAAACTTTAAAAATCACCCGGATTTTTATATAGAAAGAGCCCCTTTGTCATCTGACAAAGGGGCTTTCGTATTTAATAACACCAAACTGTACATCCTGTCAGTTTGATGTACACGCTCGCGCCGAACCAGGTTCGGCTTCGCTCCGCACGGCGCAGCCCAGTCCTTGGGGCTGTTAGGGGTTAATGCTTTCAGACAAAGAAATTGATCGGCGGTACTTCCTTAATCGCCCCGTATTTACGGGCGTAGCTGTAGAAGCGCAGAAGCCCCTGAACATGCCTGTCAGACAGGCTGTAGTCCATCGTCTCCCAGTAATCAATAATCTGGTAAGAGGTAAGCCCTTTCATTGAATAATGATCCAGAAGAGCGGCGAGGTTTGACTTGCTGTCCTTCTTAATCTCCTCAAGCTGAGAGGCGAACAGCTCGAAATCCGCCCTTTTTGCGGCCACAGATTCCTTTCTGGCTATCCAGAGGGCAAAAACGAACGGCAGACCCGTGAAAGCGTTCCAGAGGGTGCAAAGGTCATAGATATACTTATTCTGCCCGTTATACAGCTCAAAAAGCGCCTTATCCCCGATGAGCACCTTTCCGTCCGCCCCTTCCTGCTGGTCGGTAAATTCCGGCTGAAAGCCGTACATCTCGCTAACCAGAATCCTGAACAGGACAACGCTTGTGCCTGATTCCCCGGTGAGGAAGACCTTGCGCCCCTTCAGTTCTTCAATAGGCACATCAGAGTAAAGCATTACACTCTTAACCCTGTCGGTGCTGCTGATTGAAATTCCGGGAATGAGGATGTAATCCTCAAATGACTTGGCGTATTCGATGCTGCTGCACGGTGAAAGGTCTATCACCCCTTCCCTGAGAGCCGTGTTGAGATAGGAGGGAACCCCTTTTACGAACTTGTATTCCTTGTGTTTGTTAAGCTGATGAAAAATGGGGTAGACATTTGCATAGTCTATCTGCCCGATTACAAGCATATTTTCCTCTCCAGCCCTGCGAAGTCCAGCCTCCTGAGTACATCGAAAGTGACTATGGAGACAGTATTTGCTATGTTCAGGCTGCGCACATTGCCCGTGGTGGGTATGCGGTAGCTTCTCTCAGCGTACTTCGTCAGGATTTCTTCCGGCAGCCCCACTGTCTCCTTTCCGAAGACGAGCACAAGGCTTCCGTCATTTTTTGCGGGTATTTCCGTGTAGATCTTTTCTGCCTTTTTAGAGAGAAATGCAAGGGTGTATTCGGGAGTATTGTATTTGTTAAAAAATTCACTAAGAGTATCAATGCGCTGCAGACGCACTTTTTCCCAGTAGTCCAGCCCGGCTCTTTTCATGTATTTGTCATCCATGGAAAAACCGAGCTTTCCCACAAGGAGCAGTTCGCAGTCCGCTCCCACGCATATCCTGCCTATGTTGCCTGTATTCTGTGGTATTTCAGGTTCGATGAGGGCGATTTTGATCATCGGGCTTATTTCTGCGGAGCCTCGATAAACTGCGAAGCGTCTATTTTTGAGCATCCGCCCCAGATAGCTTCAAGATTGTAATAATTTCTCTCATCCTCGCACATGATATTCAGAAGGATGTAGCCAAAATCTATGCAGATCCATTTTGAAACTCTGTAGCCGTCAAGCGCCTGAGGCTCAACTTTTTTGCCTTTCAGCTCATGGAGAATGAAATCCGCCAGAGAGTTTGCGTGTGTGTTTGAGTTTGCGGTGGCAATCACAAGAAAATCCGCCAGAGAGCTTTTCTCTGCGATTTTGTAAATCTCGATGTGCTCCGCCTTTTTGTCGTCAAGGTATTTTAATATGTCTCTTAAGAGTGTGTCCTCAGCCATTGGCTCTCCTGTATAAATTGTTTGTGCGTATAAACTCGTAAACGTCTTCCGGCAGGTTCGCCTTCCGGTATTCAGCGTCCAGCATGTCCCTTATCTCCGTGCTGGATATATCTATCTCCGGCATTTCGTAAAGGATTATCCTGCCGTATTTTTCCCCTTTGAAACCTGCCGGAGCAACCACCCTTTCATGCAGGGAAACGGGAATGCGGCTCATCAGTTCATCAAAGCTCACCGATGACCTGTTCACCACTATGAAATTGGAGAGACCGAAGAGATCCCGCCAGTACTGCCATGACTCTATGGTAGCAAATATATCAGTACCTGCAATGAAGAATATCTCCGCATCAGGATAATCTGTTCTGAATTTTTTCAGGGTTTTATATGTATAAGACACTTCCGGCGAATTTACTTCAAAATCGGAAACCTCGAAACCTGCTCCCAGTTTCTCCGCCACAAGCTGAACCATCTCATACCTGAGCTCAGGGGAGATTACACCCTTGTCCTTTTTATGGGGTGATATGCTGGATGGGATTAACAGAAGCCTGTCCAGCCTGAAATCCCTGAAAACATTGCCCGCAAGAGTAACGTGTCCCAGATGTATAGGGTTGAATGTACCGCCGAAAAGCCCCAGACGCATCTTATTCCCGGATGTGGCCGTCGCCGTAAACCTGATATTTTGTTGTTGTCAGGTCGAAAGCGCCCATAGGCCCACGGCAGTGAAGTTTCTGCGTGCTGATGCCTATCTCGGCCCCAAGTCCGAACTCCCCGCCGTCGTTGAATCTTGTTGATGCGTTCACGAATACGGCAGAAGCGTCCGCCCTGTCCATGAACTGTCTTGCGCTTGTGTAGTTTTCGGTAATAATCGCTTCCGAATGACCGGAGCCGTATCTGTTTATATGTTTAAGCGCCTCTTCCATGGACGAAACAACCTTAACCGACAGAATCAGATCGAGGTACTCCGTACTCCAGTCCGCATCCGTGGCAGGCTTGACATCTATGAAGCTCAGTGTCCTTCCGCAGCCTCTCAGTTCCAGCCCGTCCTTCTGCGTAAGCTCCGCAAACGCGGGGAGAAACGCTCCCGCCGCATCCTCATGCACAAGAAGAGTCTCCGCTGCATTGCACACGCCCGGACGCTGAACCTTGGCGTTACGGACTATTTTGAGCGCCTTCTGTATATCCGCATCCCTGTCCACATAAACATGGCAGATGCCCGCATCGTGCTTAACAAGGGGCACATGGGCGTTTTCAGAGCAGAACTTAATCAGCTCCGCGCCGCCTCTGGGGATGATTATGTCTATATATCCTTTAGCCTGAAGCATTTCCATTACCCGCGCCCTGTCAGTGTCCGGAACTATATTAACCGTTCCGTCGGGGAGCCCCGCTTCTTTCAGAGCCTCCTCCATTATTCTGCCGAGGCAGGTGTTTGAATGAATAGCCTCTTTTCCGCCTCTGAGAATCGAGACATTGCCCGATTTAAGGCAGAGAGCGGCAGCATCTATTGTAACATTCGGTCTGGATTCGTATATGATCCCGACAACGCCGAGAGGAACGCGCACTTTGGTTATATAAAGCCCGTTGGGGCGTTTGTAGCCGTCCACAACTGAGCCCACGGGGTCGGTCTGCTCTTTTATCTCATTTACAGCCTTTATCATGGAGTTCACAGCCTTGTCATCCAGCCTGAGCCTGTCAATAAGGGCGGAGCTCAGTCCGGCTTCACGTCCGGCCTTGAGGTCTTTTTCGTTTTCGGATTTTATCAGTTCGCGGTTTTCGTCAAGCTTACGGGCTATGGCAGCCAGAGCTTCATTTTTGACTTTGGTGTTCAGGTTCATCAGCTTATAGGAAGTGCTTCTGGCTTTTTCAAAAAGTTCCTTCATCCGTGCCCCCTCTCCGCAGATACCACAAGGTCGTCCCTGTGGATTATTTCATCGGAGAATTTATAACCGAGTATGTCAAAAATCTCTGCGGATTTTCTGCCCATGATCTGGCGCATATCCTTGCTGGAATAGCGGGTTTTTCCCTTTGCCAGTTCCCGCCCGTCCGCATCGGCAACGGAGATTATATCGCCTATACCGAAACGCCCCGTGACATTCACCACGCCGGAGGGAAGCAGAGACTTTTTCATATCCACTATAGCCTTAACAGCGCCCGCGTCAATGGAAATAGTGCCTTTGACACTGGCTGCGTGGGCGATCCAGAATTTCCTTATGCGGTAAACATCTTCCGTGTGGGAGAAATAGGTTCCCACAAGCTCGCCGTTGATGAATCTCTGAATGTTTGCCGTGTCCCGTCCGTTTATTATCCCCACGTGGCATCCTGCGTTCAGCGCCTTTTTAGCAGCCTTGAGCTTGGAGCCCATGCCGCCTGTGCCCACACCGCTGACGGATTCGCCTGCGGCGCTCATGAGGTTTTCGTCAATATACTGAACATCGTGTATCAGCTTCGCATCGGGATAAACCGAAGGATTTTTATCGTAAAGTCCGTTAACATCAGAGAGAATAAGCAGAAGATCCGCCCCTATCAGACCGGCAACCAGAGCCGATAGGTTATCGTTATCCCCGAAGGATTCAAAATATTTAAGCTCGTCCACGACTACGGTGTCGTTTTCGTTTATGATCGGCACAACACCTAATTCAAGCAGGCGGCGGATCGCATAACGCGCATTGAGGCATCTGCGGCTGTTTGAAAAATCATCCTTAGTGATCAGAATCTGCGCAACACTCTTGCCGAAGTTCTCAAACTCTTTCTCATAAAACCATATGAGGCGCGCCTGACCGATGGCTGCGCACGCCTGTCTGTCGGTGATGTTTTTCGGTCTGGATGAAAAGCCCAGATGCCTGAAACCAGCACCCACAGCACCGGAGGAGACGATTACAATATTTTTGATTTTTTTATTAACATCGGCAAGCACGGATGTGAGAGAACTGATGAATTCAAGGTTAACCCCATCGTTCTGTCCGAGGAGAACATTGCTACCAATTTTAATGACGAGGGTTTCTATTTCAGGTAAATGTCTCATACTTTATTATTTAAAACGTACATCCTGTGGTTTTTACAGCAAGCTCTGCGCATTCGCACCCTTGGGGCTGTTTGCGTCATTGCGAACCCTGAAAGGGTGAAGCAATCTCTCATTCGATAGCATCAAACTGCACATCCTGTCAGTTTGATGTACACGCTCGCGCCGCTTAAAAAGCGGCTTCGCTTCGCACGGCGCAGCCCCTTCCATGGGGCTGTATATCTCTGTATATTCAGAGACTGCCTCATAGTTTCAGCTCCTCGCAGTGACACAGCAGTGCGCCATTCCGGGGCATCAGCCGAAGAATCTATGACTTAACAGGAAAAAACCTGCACGTCCCTCAGTTTTCAGGCAGGTGCATACCGCCCCCTGCGCCATTGGGTTCTGTACCATTTATATCGGGCGTTTGTCAATAATTTAACCGCTCTCAAACCCACCCATGAAAACAAAAAAAGAGGAGTATGCAAATCATACCCCTCTTAAGGAAATATTTACTGAATATACGCCTGTGTCTATACTGATTCCCCGGATTCCGGAGGCCGGATTTGGCATACGCGGGATCTTGTGATAAAGTGGCTGTTTTCTCCCGCCGCAATAGAGAAGCCTTCCGGCTCCCCTTCCCCGACATCTAATATAAGCTGAGTATGCTTCCATACCTCATACTGACGGAAGTCAATATAGAACGGACAACCTCCGACCTCACCTAACAGGACATCGTTGTCGCCGATCATAAACTCCCCCTCTTCAAAGCACATAGGCAGGCTGCCGTCGCAGCAACCGCCGGACTGGAAGAAGAGAACAGATCCGCGCTCCTCCCGAAGGCGTTTTATTGCTTCAAGGGCTGCGAGCGTGGCCACAACCGCGGGTTCTCCGTCAGGCATTATTATCATACGGGTCTCCTGTTAAAAGAAACCAAGAGCATTCGGACTGTAGCTCACCAGCAGGTTTTTGGTCTGCGTGTAATGCTCAAGCATCATCTGATGGTTCTCCCTTCCGATGCCCGATATTTTATACCCGCCAAAAGCCGCTCCGGCAGGGTATAAGTGGTAGCAGTTAGTCCAAACACGTCCGGCTTTTATTGCCCGCCCCATGCGGTAGGCGCGGCTGGCATCTCTTGTCCATACACCGGCTCCCAGACCGTAAAGGGTGTCATTTGCTAACTCCAGCGCTTCGGCTTCGTCCTTGAAGGTGGTTACAGCCAGAACAGGCCCGAAGATCTCTTCCTGAAATACGCGCATCTTATTGTTGCCGCGCAGAAC
The genomic region above belongs to Geovibrio ferrireducens and contains:
- a CDS encoding PAS domain S-box protein — protein: MLNLKRNIFTNILISAAVPALIFIAFAVGENMRAKEKLAAGEYSGALKISASYLENYLSSRINDVTLLAETPTLKSMDWESIRPFLISETERRRGRYDSFILSPAGNRDGAFYSTKYGNPFQGGFVSIDDSSPESELLSLRDKQFWKSTVGENSSGRSVYTSVPETFYFSDEQYLITAAAIPDKNGSTAGMLAGSINMTSFTDEIEDSILHPVLSKGAVSVTITDLAGKTVYSNSKTEPENEILPLIGRMFKEKSGVISSGGSGEKRLHFFERVDSAGLVITASVPAASVFSMQRTLLTSVLPSAAAIILSSLLIAFVMYKRLERKLSALAKTINPETLTLDDKFSEMENEPEFAELAGTIRKIAETGKDCLYSSGIIASGINGMEYWLASDGGIIFISSGCYELTGYTEEELRKTPSLVDKMIYETDTEKWLTQKYGAVSVQEPLRMRLRRKNGKVIWVESTVKQVKNRQGQAEGVRGSLINIDRFVIAENMFNENEQLFRKVFIKNTAVMMLIDPVSGIIHDINNAAEKFYQTDKDRLINKSIMDFIHGKDKGFSFSLERFMHRGSVTQELPDGSLRETEIHSTLLKFKDHVQLFLIIYDITNKVELQKKISESEQLFRTLSEKVPVGIVVFSDKIHYANPMACEISGFSHRELESVSLWELVSPEQQNIVKNSCFSVTGSKGFTKKLQDIRLSRRDGVHKNIFMTISGINYEGKQAALATFTDISEIKEVQHQLERKIAAEVEKHRQQEMVFMSQSRLAAMGEMLGSIAHQWRQPLNTIGLYVQDMEDAFEHGQINPEYIRETVQKTMLQISMLSKTIDDFSGFYKPMDGRTVFSAVTAAADAARLITGRLISDKIALSLITKGTEQKTYTDITAGVLLEDNSFLVQGYLSDFKQVILTVLKNAVDSINEKKAAKDPGFAAEIIIEADRTDSEVIIRIRDNGTGIAPENIAKAFDPYFTTKEQGKGTGLGLYMSKTVIESNMNGQITLENTEDGAVLTIILPKAA
- a CDS encoding ammonium transporter; its protein translation is MKILAGVLTLLLSVTAFAGEGEINSGDTAWVLTSAALVLFMLPGLAMFYGGMVRTKNALNTMMFSFIAMAVIGIQWVLIGFSIAFGDSGSSVWGSFQYALMGGSFASELSGTIPLSVFAMFQGMFAIITCALISGAVVERMKFSAFIVFIAVWATIVYAPIAHWVWGAGGWLLERGALDFAGGTVVHFSSGTAALALAIVLGNRKDFMKSATIPHNVGYTLIGAGILWFGWFGFNAGSALSAGEGAGVAFVNTLAAPGAAGLGWLLMEALKSKPSGIGLASGIVAGLVAITPAAGFVEPWAAIIIGFVAGILCFYGCRLKFIFKLDESLDVFGIHGIGGFWGAIATGIFATVGAEGLIKGNAYQVWLQFEGVMAAGIYSFVLSLVIALIIKYTMGIRASAEAETEGLDISLHGEHVIKL
- a CDS encoding menaquinone biosynthetic enzyme MqnA/MqnD family protein codes for the protein MLVIGQIDYANVYPIFHQLNKHKEYKFVKGVPSYLNTALREGVIDLSPCSSIEYAKSFEDYILIPGISISSTDRVKSVMLYSDVPIEELKGRKVFLTGESGTSVVLFRILVSEMYGFQPEFTDQQEGADGKVLIGDKALFELYNGQNKYIYDLCTLWNAFTGLPFVFALWIARKESVAAKRADFELFASQLEEIKKDSKSNLAALLDHYSMKGLTSYQIIDYWETMDYSLSDRHVQGLLRFYSYARKYGAIKEVPPINFFV
- a CDS encoding tRNA (cytidine(34)-2'-O)-methyltransferase, which produces MLKNRRFAVYRGSAEISPMIKIALIEPEIPQNTGNIGRICVGADCELLLVGKLGFSMDDKYMKRAGLDYWEKVRLQRIDTLSEFFNKYNTPEYTLAFLSKKAEKIYTEIPAKNDGSLVLVFGKETVGLPEEILTKYAERSYRIPTTGNVRSLNIANTVSIVTFDVLRRLDFAGLERKICL